One Leucoraja erinacea ecotype New England chromosome 5, Leri_hhj_1, whole genome shotgun sequence DNA segment encodes these proteins:
- the LOC129697639 gene encoding zinc finger protein 501-like isoform X2: MTEHNKEKCYECDVCGKALQHPSLLEIHWRVHTGERPFDCSECGKSFTRYDSLLRHNRVHSSKRPFGCSDCGKSFKTTNELKVHRRVHTGKEPYGCSTCGKSFKTKNELKIHQRVHTGEKPYGCSTCGKSFARSSGLWQHRRVHSSERPFTCSDCGKGFKSSTDLKLHRRLHTGERPYTCSDCGKGFTCSKMLLEHQCTHTGECPFTCGQCGKGFIYSSKLLYHQRVHSGKRPFGCSDCAKDFKTAQELKNHGRMHSGEKPYGCSTCGKSFARLTGLQQHRRMHSGERPFTCSVCDKCFSRSDRLLDHQRTHTGERPFTCAQCGKGFTNSSSLLSHQRVHAGDRPFPSPVCGELFAMASHTLSHQHVHTSDQPYDRVEAFDRSRGLLGHRRAYDGERLFPLGQAFQARTGAAGAPADTQTMMEKGLGAVAVDGETGP, encoded by the exons atgacggagCACAACAAGGAGAAATGTTATGAGTGCgatgtgtgtggcaaggccttgCAGCACCCGAGCCTGCTGGAGATCCactggcgggtgcacacgggagaacgccccttcgactgctcggagtgcggcaagagcttcacccgctATGACAGCCTTCTGCGGCACAACCGCGTGCATTCCAGCAAGAGGCCCTTtggctgctccgactgcggcaagagcttcaagacgaCGAATGAACTGAAGGTCCACCGGCGAGTGCACACAGGCAAggagccctatggctgctccacctgtggcaagagcttcaagacgaAGAATGAGCTGAAAATCCACCAGCGGGTTCACacaggcgagaagccctatggctgctccacctgtggcaagagctttgcccggtCGTCGGGGCTATGgcagcaccggcgggtgcacagcagtgagcggcccttcacctgctctgactgtggcaaaggcttcaagtcgtccacgGACCTGAAAttgcacaggcgcctgcacaccggggagcgcccctacacctgcagcgactgtggcaagggcttcacctgctccaAAATGCTGCTGGAGCACCAATGCACGCACACTGGCGAGTGCCCCTTCACCTGcggccagtgcggcaagggcttcatctaCTCCTCCAAGCTGTTgtaccaccagcgggtgcactccGGCAAGAGGCCCTTTGGCTGTTCTGACTGCGCCAAGGACTTTAAGACGGCGCAGGAGTTGAAGAACCATGGGCGGATGCAttcgggcgagaagccctatggctgttccacctgcggcaagagctttgcccggttGACTGGGCTACAACAGCACCGGCGGATGCACAgcggtgagcggcccttcacctgctccgtcTGTGACAAATGCTTCTCCCGCTCCGACAGGCTGCTggaccaccagcgcacccacaccggcgagcgccccttcacctgcgcccagtgcggcaagggcttcaccaactccagcagcctgctgtcccaccagcgggtgcacgccggcgaccgtcccttccccagcccggtgtgtggagagctctttgccatggcctcccacaccctgtctcaccagcacgtgCACACCAGTGACCAGCCCTACGACCGCGTTGAGGCATTTGACAGGTCACGGGGGTTGCTGGGACACCGGCGGGCCTACGACGGCGAGCGGCTGTTCCCACTGGGGCAAGCGTTTCAAGCGCGtacgggggctgcgggagcaccagcggatacacagaccatgatggagaag ggtttaggagccgttgctgtggacggagagactgggcCATGA
- the LOC129697639 gene encoding zinc finger protein 501-like isoform X1: protein MTEHNKEKCYECDVCGKALQHPSLLEIHWRVHTGERPFDCSECGKSFTRYDSLLRHNRVHSSKRPFGCSDCGKSFKTTNELKVHRRVHTGKEPYGCSTCGKSFKTKNELKIHQRVHTGEKPYGCSTCGKSFARSSGLWQHRRVHSSERPFTCSDCGKGFKSSTDLKLHRRLHTGERPYTCSDCGKGFTCSKMLLEHQCTHTGECPFTCGQCGKGFIYSSKLLYHQRVHSGKRPFGCSDCAKDFKTAQELKNHGRMHSGEKPYGCSTCGKSFARLTGLQQHRRMHSGERPFTCSVCDKCFSRSDRLLDHQRTHTGERPFTCAQCGKGFTNSSSLLSHQRVHAGDRPFPSPVCGELFAMASHTLSHQHVHTSDQPYDRVEAFDRSRGLLGHRRAYDGERLFPLGQAFQARTGAAGAPADTQTMMEKRLNPDCNRSVTLKRSGSTRRAGLCRH from the exons atgacggagCACAACAAGGAGAAATGTTATGAGTGCgatgtgtgtggcaaggccttgCAGCACCCGAGCCTGCTGGAGATCCactggcgggtgcacacgggagaacgccccttcgactgctcggagtgcggcaagagcttcacccgctATGACAGCCTTCTGCGGCACAACCGCGTGCATTCCAGCAAGAGGCCCTTtggctgctccgactgcggcaagagcttcaagacgaCGAATGAACTGAAGGTCCACCGGCGAGTGCACACAGGCAAggagccctatggctgctccacctgtggcaagagcttcaagacgaAGAATGAGCTGAAAATCCACCAGCGGGTTCACacaggcgagaagccctatggctgctccacctgtggcaagagctttgcccggtCGTCGGGGCTATGgcagcaccggcgggtgcacagcagtgagcggcccttcacctgctctgactgtggcaaaggcttcaagtcgtccacgGACCTGAAAttgcacaggcgcctgcacaccggggagcgcccctacacctgcagcgactgtggcaagggcttcacctgctccaAAATGCTGCTGGAGCACCAATGCACGCACACTGGCGAGTGCCCCTTCACCTGcggccagtgcggcaagggcttcatctaCTCCTCCAAGCTGTTgtaccaccagcgggtgcactccGGCAAGAGGCCCTTTGGCTGTTCTGACTGCGCCAAGGACTTTAAGACGGCGCAGGAGTTGAAGAACCATGGGCGGATGCAttcgggcgagaagccctatggctgttccacctgcggcaagagctttgcccggttGACTGGGCTACAACAGCACCGGCGGATGCACAgcggtgagcggcccttcacctgctccgtcTGTGACAAATGCTTCTCCCGCTCCGACAGGCTGCTggaccaccagcgcacccacaccggcgagcgccccttcacctgcgcccagtgcggcaagggcttcaccaactccagcagcctgctgtcccaccagcgggtgcacgccggcgaccgtcccttccccagcccggtgtgtggagagctctttgccatggcctcccacaccctgtctcaccagcacgtgCACACCAGTGACCAGCCCTACGACCGCGTTGAGGCATTTGACAGGTCACGGGGGTTGCTGGGACACCGGCGGGCCTACGACGGCGAGCGGCTGTTCCCACTGGGGCAAGCGTTTCAAGCGCGtacgggggctgcgggagcaccagcggatacacagaccatgatggagaag AGATTAAATCCAGACTGCAACAGAAGCGTAACGCTCAAAAGAAGTGGTTCGACAAGACGAGCAGGCCTCTGCCGCCATTGA
- the LOC129697638 gene encoding gastrula zinc finger protein XlCGF57.1-like, translating into MKDHMTGHNKEKRYECDVCGKAWQYPSQLETHRRVHTGERPFDCSECGKSFKTALALKIHRRVHTGEKRYGCSTCGKSFALLPGLRAHWRVHSSERPFTCSHCGKGFKSSPELKMHGLLHTEARPYTCSDCGKDFKRAENLTTHRRLHTGEKPYGCSTCSKRFVRLSGLQEHQQVHSNERPFTCSDCGKDFKSSRDLKEHRPVHTGEWPHTCSTCGKHFARLSGLREHRWVHSSERPFTCSDCGKGFKSSKNLKMHSRLHTDERPYTCSTCGRGFTLSSKLLDHQRTHTSERPFICAQCGKGFTRFNNLLSHQLVHSSKRPFGCSDCGKDFKCVQELKKHRRVHSGEWPFSCSECGKGFNSSKALKEHSHVHTGERPYTCSDCGKGFAQSSNLLVHQRIHTSEHPYTCAQCGKGFTCSSRLLSHQRVHAGDRPFPSPVCGERFAMANHTLSHQHVRTSDQPYDCPYCGGCGNTSGAHAGEQLLSLRQTGAAAAPADTQTMMENVRTDSPMAV; encoded by the coding sequence ATGAAGGACCACATGACGGGACACAataaggagaagcgttatgagtgcgatgtgtgtggcaaggcctggcagtacccgagccagctggagacccaccggcgggtgcacacgggagaacgccccttcgactgctcggagtgcggcaagagcttcaagacaGCGTTGGCCCTgaagatccaccggcgggtgcacacgggcgagaagcgctatggctgctccacctgtggcaagagctttgccTTGTTGCCGGGGCTGCGGGCGCActggcgggtgcacagcagtgagcggcccttcacctgctcccactgcggcaaaggcttcaagtcgtcgccGGAACTGAAGATGCATGGTCTCCTGCACACCGAGGCGCGGCCGTACacatgcagcgactgcggcaaggactTTAAGAGGGCGGAGAACCTAACGACCCACCGGCGgctgcacacgggcgagaagccctatggctgctccacatgCAGCAAGAGATTTGTCCGGTTGTCGGGGCTGCAGGAGCACCAGCAGGTGCACAGTaatgagcggcccttcacctgctctgacTGCGGCAAAGACTTCAAGTCATCCAGGGACCTGAAGGAGCACAGGCCCGTGCACACCGGGGAATGGCCCCACacctgctccacctgcggcaagcaCTTTGCCCGGTTGAGTGGGCTGCGAGAGCACCggtgggtgcacagcagtgagcggcccttcacctgctctgactgcggcaaaggcttcaagtcatcCAAGAACCTGAAGATGCACAGTCGCCTGCACACTgacgagcggccctacacctgctccACCTGCGGGAGGGGATTCACCCTCTCCAGCAAGCTACTGgatcaccagcgcacccacaccagcgAGCGCCCCTTCATCTgtgcccagtgtggcaagggcttcacccgcttcaacaacctgctgtcccaccagctaGTGCACTCCAGCAAGAGGCCCTTTGGCTGCTCCGACTGTGGCAAGGACTTTAAGTGTGTGCAAGAGCTGAAGaagcaccggcgggtgcacagcggAGAATGGCCCTTCAGCTGCTCTGAGTGTGGCAAAGGCTTCAACTCATCCAAGGCCCTGAAGGAGCACAGTCACGTGcataccggggagcggccctacacctgcagcgactgtggcaagggctttgcccagtccagcaacctgctggtgcaccagcgcatccacaccaGCGAgcacccctacacctgcgcccagtgtggcaagggcttcacctgctcctccaggctgctgtcccaccagcgggtgcacgccggtgaccgtcccttccccagcccggtgtgtggagagcgctttgccatggccAACCAcaccctgtctcaccagcacgtgCGCACCAGTgaccagccctacgactgcccgtactgcgggGGTTGCGGCAACACCAGCGGGGCCcacgccggcgagcagctgctctCACTGCGGCAAACGGGGGCTGCGgcagcaccagcggatacacagaccatgatggagaatgtgaggacagactctccgatggcagtataa